One segment of Saprospiraceae bacterium DNA contains the following:
- a CDS encoding TIGR01777 family oxidoreductase, protein MPTVLLAGGTGLIGTRLAEMLRAKAYSVRILTRTPKQAGQFAWNPSAGTMDETALQDVDFVVNLAGAGIAERRWTKARKREIVDSRLRTAHTLRDAFQRTSGRPKAYLSASAIGYYGNSGERLMTEADSPVDQSFMVECCKQWEQAADEIAQLGVRTVKFRIGIVLAKEGGALAEFMKPLRVGIGGYFGDGQAWYSWVHRDDVCRFFIWAMEHETVEGVFNAVAPQPARNKDLIKSIASAMRQPALFIPAPTFGLRMIFGEMSAAILNSNRVSAEKALKAGFEYEFPALDEALKQIL, encoded by the coding sequence ATGCCCACTGTGTTGCTTGCCGGAGGCACTGGTCTCATCGGAACACGCCTCGCCGAAATGCTTCGCGCAAAGGCATACTCCGTCCGCATCCTAACTCGCACTCCCAAACAGGCAGGACAATTTGCTTGGAACCCCTCGGCTGGCACTATGGACGAGACCGCCCTTCAAGATGTTGATTTCGTGGTCAACCTCGCAGGAGCGGGCATCGCCGAGCGCCGCTGGACAAAGGCCCGCAAACGCGAAATCGTGGACAGCAGGCTGCGAACCGCCCACACCTTGCGCGATGCCTTCCAACGAACCAGCGGGCGGCCAAAGGCATATCTGTCTGCCTCCGCCATAGGTTACTACGGCAATTCGGGCGAACGACTTATGACGGAAGCCGATTCGCCAGTAGACCAGAGCTTCATGGTGGAATGTTGCAAACAATGGGAACAGGCTGCGGATGAAATAGCACAACTGGGAGTTCGCACCGTGAAATTTCGCATCGGAATCGTGTTGGCGAAAGAAGGCGGCGCTTTGGCGGAATTTATGAAGCCTCTCCGTGTAGGCATCGGCGGTTATTTTGGCGACGGACAGGCATGGTACTCGTGGGTTCACCGCGACGATGTGTGCCGGTTTTTCATTTGGGCCATGGAGCATGAAACAGTAGAGGGCGTGTTCAATGCAGTCGCGCCCCAACCTGCACGCAACAAGGATTTGATCAAGTCCATTGCCAGCGCCATGCGACAGCCCGCCCTTTTTATCCCTGCCCCGACGTTTGGCCTGCGCATGATTTTTGGGGAGATGTCTGCGGCGATTCTCAACAGCAACCGAGTCTCCGCGGAGAAGGCGCTGAAAGCAGGATTTGAGTACGAATTCCCCGCTCTTGATGAAGCCTTGAAGCAAATTCTTTGA
- a CDS encoding metallophosphoesterase — MLLNQIFCVALLALPLPLFAHGEEPIDDRSKADVDGPHVFYRGSNVVVKSVERYDTSTVARTKVYTNKNMVTLTCRIPETGDQFSFKLRDSLAIEPDHYEMPARLLALSDIEGNFKAFKTMLLGAKVIDEQFNWTFGDGHLVLLGDYFDRGLNVTECLWLAYKLEAEAEAAGGKVHFILGNHETMNLEGNTSYVRKKYLENATLINEEYKRWYDNHSELGRWLRTKNAVEKIGTFVFCHGGISPELARTKLTLSEINHITRKNLGIPLESMSGAARAIFDYKTGIFWYRSIAKNIVPQEDVNTVLQYAGATKMIVAHTIYPDVTALYGGSVICIDVFHDENIRLGFVRTLWVEDGLCYTLDTRGIKTTLLLK, encoded by the coding sequence ATGCTACTGAATCAAATTTTCTGTGTCGCCCTATTGGCACTCCCCCTGCCGCTCTTTGCACATGGAGAAGAACCAATTGACGACCGCTCCAAGGCGGATGTGGATGGCCCACATGTGTTTTATCGCGGCTCAAACGTAGTGGTAAAAAGTGTGGAGCGATACGACACCAGCACCGTCGCTCGCACCAAAGTGTACACCAATAAAAACATGGTGACGCTCACCTGCCGCATCCCAGAGACGGGCGACCAATTTAGTTTCAAACTTCGCGACTCACTCGCCATAGAACCCGACCACTACGAAATGCCTGCCAGACTGCTGGCGCTATCAGACATCGAGGGCAACTTCAAAGCATTCAAAACCATGTTGCTGGGTGCCAAAGTAATTGACGAGCAGTTCAATTGGACATTTGGGGATGGGCATCTCGTTTTGCTGGGCGATTACTTCGACAGAGGCCTGAACGTGACCGAATGTCTTTGGCTGGCCTACAAACTCGAAGCCGAAGCCGAAGCAGCAGGAGGAAAAGTACATTTTATTCTCGGCAACCACGAGACCATGAACCTAGAGGGCAATACCTCTTACGTCCGCAAAAAATACCTCGAAAACGCCACGTTGATTAACGAAGAATACAAACGCTGGTACGACAACCACAGCGAACTCGGTCGGTGGCTACGCACCAAAAATGCCGTGGAGAAAATAGGCACTTTTGTTTTTTGTCACGGCGGCATAAGCCCCGAACTGGCGCGAACCAAACTGACCCTTTCGGAAATCAATCACATCACCCGCAAAAACCTCGGCATCCCACTCGAATCCATGAGCGGTGCGGCCAGAGCGATATTCGATTACAAAACGGGCATCTTTTGGTACAGAAGCATCGCCAAGAACATCGTTCCTCAAGAAGATGTCAACACCGTGCTTCAATATGCCGGTGCCACCAAGATGATAGTCGCACATACCATCTACCCCGATGTGACGGCGCTATACGGAGGCAGTGTGATTTGCATTGATGTGTTCCACGACGAAAACATCCGTTTGGGGTTCGTCCGAACCCTCTGGGTGGAGGACGGCCTGTGCTACACCCTCGATACTCGGGGCATAAAAACCACTTTGCTGCTGAAATAA